A window from Rana temporaria chromosome 8, aRanTem1.1, whole genome shotgun sequence encodes these proteins:
- the LOC120910165 gene encoding gastrula zinc finger protein XlCGF7.1-like — protein MDTYGSFIQNRNSSEELLILSGDCDAEDNSVAQYFSELNPITGNAHHRFYPLEQSMDTSNPKESSLDHIGIHTKVGSLSSLGCNKSHAVYKTLLKKERSHKSDRPFSCSECGKCFSSKEQLHKHWRIHTRKRPFSCSECGKSFLYNRELINHQRSHTGERPFACLECGKTYLQKGDLLKHQRTHTGSFPFTCSECGKCFNKKGTLREHQRIHTGERPFLCSECGKSFTMKGDLVKHLRIHTGERPFACLDCGKCFTMKKDLLRHQRIHTGERPFSCSECGKCFTQKGSLIRHERLHTGECPYPCSECGKCFIRKAELLKHQKSHGREPPI, from the exons ATGGACACAT ATGGATCCTTTATTCAGAATAGGAATAGCTCTGAGGAGCTTCTTATTTTATCTGGAGATTGTGATGCAGAGGACAATAGTGTTGCACAATATTTTTCAGAACTGAATCCCATTACTGGAAACGCACATCACCGATTTTACCCCTTGGAGCAATCAATGGATACATCTAATCCTAAGGAATCTTCTTTGGACCACATAGGAATTCACACAAAAGTGGGTTCATTGTCTTCCTTGGGGTGCAATAAATCCCACGCTGTATACAAAACACTCCTAAAAAAGGAGAGAAGTCACAAGAGTGATCGTCCtttctcatgttcagagtgcgggaaatgtttcagcaGCAAAGAACAGCTTCATAAACATTGGAGAATTCACACAAGAAAGCGTCCtttctcatgttcagagtgtgggaaatctttccTTTACAATAGGGAGCTCATCAATCACCAAAGAAGTCACACAGGTGAGCGCCCTTTCGCATGTTTAGAGTGCGGGAAAACTTACCTTCAAAAAGGAGATCTTCTTAAacaccagagaactcacacaggCTCTTTCCCTTttacatgttcagagtgcgggaaatgtttcaataAGAAAGGGACGCTTCgtgaacaccagagaattcacacgggtgagcgtcctttctTGTGTTCCGAGTGTGGGAAGTCTTTCACTATGAAAGGAGACCTTGTTAAACACCTGAGAATTCACACAGGGGAGCGTCCTTTCGCATGTCTAgattgcgggaaatgtttcacgaTGAAAAAAGACCTTCTCaggcaccagagaattcacacgggcgagcgtcctttttcatgttcagagtgcgggaaatgttttacacaaaAAGGAAGTCTAATTAGACATGAGAGACTTCACACTGGTGAGTGTCCTTATCCatgttcggagtgcgggaaatgtttcattaGGAAAGCAGAGCTTCTTAAGCATCAGAAAAGCCATGGGCGTGAACCTCCTATTTGA
- the LOC120910083 gene encoding zinc finger protein OZF-like, whose product MEEGGPLSSWDFLNEDHSYLHHDQGEELKGIKAEIKEEEEERLVSGDQQFKEEGERIVENNQEEYSLLMDTNGHYIPNRKSSDGHFILSSYYNAENCDIAQYSQEVNLNTQSTHHRPYPLERSMDPSNPEESSDQSHTVTPDILLGSHRTGPSFLSESSLGPEGAHTGASSLSPLECKKSPNECRIFVKNKRNLKNEHPFSCSACGKSFTVKADFLTHQRIHTGERPFSCSDCGKCFISKELLRKHKRIHTSGGSFSCSECGKCFNMKGYLLKHQRLHTAVRPFSCSECGRSFTMKGDLQKHCIIHTGERSFSCSECKKCFYRKGDLFAHQRTHTDERPFSCTECGKSFLAKGHLYKHQRVHMGERPFSCLECGKCYNRKGDLNTHRRIHTSEPFSCAVCGKSFTVKDSLLAHQKIHTGERPFSCSECRKCFIRKGDLRRHQRSHTGERPYSCSECEKSFTQQGSLVIHQRIHTGERPYSCSKCGRCFTHKGNLTKHERTHVHADSAENCR is encoded by the exons atggaggagggcgGTCCTCTTTCCTCTTGGGATTTCCTAAATGAAGATCACAGCTATTTACACCATGATCAG ggtgaagaactgAAAGGAATCAAAGCAgagattaaagaggaagaagaagagaggttggtgagtggagatcagcagtttaaggaggagggggagagaattgTGGAAAACAACCAGGAAGAATATTCTCTACTAATGGACACAA ATGGACACTATATTCCGAATAGGAAAAGCTCTGAtggacattttattttatcttcaTATTATAATGCCGAAAACTGCGATATCGCACAATATTCTCAAGAAGTAAATCTCAATACTCAAAGTACACATCACAGACCTTACCCCTTAGAGAGATCAATGGATCCCTCTAATCCTGAGGAATCTTCTGATCAATCGCATACTGTTACTCCGGATATCCTTCTGGGATCTCACAGAACTGGTCCATCTTTTCTCAGTGAATCTTCTTTGGGCCCTGAAGGAGCTCACACAGGAGCGAGCTCATTGTCACCTTTAGAGTGCAAAAAATCTCCTAATGAATGCagaatatttgtaaaaaataagagAAATCTGAAGAACGAACATCCTTTCTCGTGTTCAGCATGCGGAAAGTCTTTCACTGTGAAAGCAGACTTCCTCACACACCAGAGAATCCACACGGGCGAGCGTCCTTTTTCTTGTTCAgactgcgggaaatgtttcatttcgaAAGAACTCCTTCGTAAACACAAGAGAATTCACACCTCTGGAGGTTCTTTTTCGTGTtcggagtgtggaaaatgtttcaaCATGAAAGGATACCTTCTCAAACACCAGAGACTTCACACGGCTGTGCGTCCTTTCTCTTGTTCGGAGTGTGGGAGATCTTTCACCATGAAAGGAGACCTTCAGAAACACTGTATTATTCACACCGGTGAACGTTCTTTCTCATGTTCGGAGTGCAAAAAATGTTTCTATCGCAAAGGAGACCTCTTTGCacaccagagaactcacacagATGAGCGTCCTTTTTCTtgtacagagtgcgggaaatctttccttGCCAAGGGACACCTTTATAAACATCAGAGAGTTCACATGGGCGAGCGTCCTTTTTCTTGTTTAGAATGTGGAAAATGTTACAATCGGAAAGGAGACCTTAATACTCATCGGAGAATTCACACCAGTGAACCTTTCTCATGCGCAGTGTGCGGAAAATCTTTCACCGTAAAAGACAGCCTTCTCGcacaccagaaaattcacacgggtgagcgcccTTTCTCCTGTtcagagtgcaggaaatgtttcatTAGAAAAGGAGACCTTCGTagacaccagagaagtcacacgggcgagcgtccttattcatgttcagagtgcgagaAATCTTTCACTCAACAAGGATCCCTCGTTatccaccagagaattcacacgggcgagCGCCCCTATTCTTGTTCAAAGTGTGGGAGATGTTTTACACATAAAGGAAATTTAACTAAACATGAGAGAACACACGTACATGCCGATAGTGCTGAAAATTGTAGATAG